A DNA window from Bradyrhizobium sp. CCBAU 53421 contains the following coding sequences:
- a CDS encoding carbohydrate ABC transporter permease, producing MEHSSLAGRIFRGVALTLILIFFMFPIVWIFLMSFQTNEQILRIPPRILFEPTLANYEALISGQLRTAAGNLQISFMRNLFNSVVLSSAAVLLALLLGVPAAYAFARFKFRLGETIAFTLLSFRFAPPLLVLLPLSLYYQELGLNDTYFGIVWVYQLIALPLILWIVRGYFEDISPDIEHAYRLAGHSWREAFTRIAVPLAGPGIAAAGLLSFIFCWNNFVFALILASADKQPVTVGALAFVTASGIQYGQIAAAIVLSVTPTLLLALYAQRYLVEGLSLGAVKG from the coding sequence ATGGAACATTCCAGCCTTGCCGGTCGCATCTTCCGCGGTGTGGCGCTGACGCTGATCCTGATCTTCTTCATGTTTCCGATCGTCTGGATCTTCCTGATGTCGTTCCAGACCAACGAGCAGATCTTGAGGATCCCGCCGCGGATCCTGTTCGAGCCGACGCTTGCGAATTACGAGGCGCTGATATCCGGCCAGCTGCGCACCGCGGCCGGCAATCTGCAGATCTCCTTCATGCGCAACCTCTTCAACAGCGTCGTGCTGTCGAGCGCGGCGGTGCTGCTGGCGCTGCTGCTCGGCGTGCCGGCGGCCTACGCCTTTGCGCGCTTCAAGTTCCGGCTCGGCGAGACCATCGCCTTCACGCTGCTGTCTTTCCGCTTCGCGCCGCCGCTGCTCGTGCTGCTGCCGCTGTCGCTGTACTATCAGGAGCTCGGGCTCAACGACACCTACTTCGGTATCGTCTGGGTCTATCAGCTGATCGCGCTGCCGCTGATCCTGTGGATCGTGCGCGGCTATTTCGAGGATATCAGCCCCGACATCGAGCACGCCTATCGGCTGGCCGGGCATTCCTGGCGCGAGGCCTTCACGAGGATCGCGGTGCCGCTCGCAGGACCGGGGATCGCCGCGGCCGGGCTGCTGTCGTTCATCTTCTGCTGGAACAATTTCGTCTTCGCGTTGATTTTGGCCTCCGCCGACAAGCAGCCGGTGACCGTCGGCGCGCTGGCCTTCGTCACCGCGTCGGGAATCCAGTATGGCCAGATCGCGGCGGCGATCGTGCTGTCGGTGACGCCGACTTTGTTGCTCGCGCTCTATGCGCAGCGCTATCTGGTCGAAGGTCTCTCGCTCGGCGCGGTGAAAGGCTGA
- a CDS encoding ABC transporter ATP-binding protein produces MARLEINSVIKAFGAARPADGLSLAVEPGEIVAVFGPSGSGKTVLLRMIAGMFEPDDGDITIGGRSVVGAPPERRGIGMAFQNFALFPHMTARDNIASGLRAKAGGNEVAGRVAAISKLLKIEHVLGHTPRELSNGQKQRTALARALIGNPDVLLLDDPLRNVDAKLRYEMRLELPNLLRRGTAAVLYVTQDYREAMAIADRIAVLIDGRLAQVATPADIYAQPASVAIARLFGDPTINLAEVSPVAEHGMLSAMVAGARMRLGAADGAAPAGACWLGVRPEDLAVSSAATDEAIPARILAITPMHEKAVLLLRLADGTEWLAALPPDAPQGAADDSVFVRFASDAAMLFDRATGLRIGPSHRLKAA; encoded by the coding sequence ATGGCGCGTCTCGAGATCAATTCGGTGATCAAGGCATTCGGTGCGGCACGGCCCGCCGACGGGCTGTCGCTGGCGGTCGAGCCCGGCGAGATCGTGGCGGTGTTCGGACCCTCCGGCAGCGGAAAGACCGTGCTGCTGCGCATGATCGCGGGGATGTTCGAGCCCGACGACGGCGACATCACCATCGGCGGCCGCTCGGTGGTCGGCGCTCCGCCCGAGCGGCGCGGCATCGGCATGGCGTTCCAGAATTTTGCGCTGTTTCCGCACATGACCGCCCGCGACAATATCGCGAGCGGGCTGCGCGCGAAGGCTGGCGGCAACGAAGTCGCGGGCCGGGTTGCCGCGATCAGCAAGCTGCTCAAGATCGAGCACGTGCTCGGCCACACCCCGCGCGAATTGTCGAACGGACAGAAGCAGCGGACTGCGCTGGCGCGGGCGCTGATCGGCAATCCGGACGTGCTGCTGCTGGATGATCCCTTGCGCAACGTCGACGCCAAGCTGCGCTATGAGATGCGGCTCGAGCTGCCGAACCTGTTGCGGCGAGGAACGGCCGCGGTGCTCTACGTGACCCAGGACTATCGCGAGGCGATGGCGATCGCCGACCGGATCGCGGTGCTGATCGACGGCCGGCTCGCGCAGGTCGCAACGCCTGCCGATATCTATGCCCAGCCGGCGTCGGTCGCGATCGCGCGACTGTTCGGCGATCCGACCATCAACCTTGCCGAGGTATCTCCAGTGGCGGAGCACGGCATGCTGTCGGCCATGGTCGCCGGCGCCAGGATGCGGCTCGGTGCTGCCGATGGTGCAGCGCCTGCCGGTGCATGCTGGCTCGGCGTCCGGCCGGAGGATCTCGCGGTGTCGTCTGCGGCCACGGACGAGGCCATCCCGGCGCGCATCCTCGCGATCACGCCGATGCACGAGAAGGCGGTGCTGCTGCTCCGTCTCGCCGACGGAACGGAATGGCTGGCGGCGCTGCCGCCGGATGCGCCGCAAGGTGCGGCCGACGATAGCGTCTTCGTCCGCTTCGCGAGCGATGCTGCGATGCTGTTCGATCGCGCGACCGGGCTCCGGATCGGGCCATCGCACCGGCTCAAGGCGGCATAG
- a CDS encoding ABC transporter ATP-binding protein, producing the protein MLKLRGIDKVYRSRGKVPVHAVRALDMAVEKGEIVALLGSSGCGKTSTLRMIAGFEDVSAGSIALGGRRIHELPPARRKVAMAFEGYSLYPPLTVRENIAFALKSAQLSRNEMTRRVDEIARLVEIEDILDSYPRAISGGQQQRVSLARALVRDADLYLLDEPMGQLEPQLRAVLRGRIKSLLAERGMTAIFVTHDQTEASALADRIAVMEGGVLQQFASEKELKGRPANLFVASFIGEPPMNLLDAEVARSDNGFRLSVGADMRFDISGAGLDNEAAKALASTPQVQIGIRPQKIVVGTGDVRVKVVSNQWLGDQSHVAGDCGGRMLIAVTPGRVAARPGEIISFAPEPRHLHIFGSDGTCIRHAEVS; encoded by the coding sequence ATGCTCAAGCTTCGAGGTATCGACAAGGTCTATCGCAGCCGCGGCAAGGTGCCGGTGCATGCTGTGCGTGCGCTCGATATGGCGGTCGAGAAGGGCGAGATCGTCGCGCTGCTGGGATCGTCGGGCTGCGGCAAGACCTCGACCCTGCGCATGATCGCGGGGTTCGAGGACGTCTCGGCCGGATCGATTGCGCTCGGCGGGCGGCGGATCCACGAGCTGCCACCGGCGCGGCGCAAGGTCGCGATGGCATTCGAGGGCTATTCGCTCTATCCCCCGCTCACGGTCCGCGAGAACATCGCGTTCGCGCTGAAATCCGCTCAGCTATCGCGCAACGAAATGACGCGTCGCGTCGACGAGATCGCCCGCCTGGTTGAGATCGAGGACATCCTCGACAGCTATCCACGCGCGATCTCCGGCGGCCAGCAGCAGCGCGTGTCGCTGGCGCGGGCCCTGGTGCGCGATGCCGACCTCTATCTGCTCGACGAGCCGATGGGACAGCTCGAACCGCAGCTGCGCGCGGTGCTGCGCGGCCGGATCAAGAGCCTGCTTGCCGAGCGCGGCATGACCGCGATCTTCGTCACCCACGACCAGACCGAAGCCAGCGCGCTGGCCGACCGCATCGCGGTCATGGAAGGCGGCGTGCTGCAGCAGTTCGCCAGCGAGAAGGAGCTGAAGGGCCGGCCTGCAAATCTGTTCGTCGCGAGCTTTATTGGCGAGCCGCCGATGAACCTGCTCGACGCCGAGGTGGCGCGGTCGGATAACGGCTTCCGCCTGTCGGTTGGAGCGGATATGCGTTTCGATATTAGTGGCGCCGGGCTCGACAATGAAGCGGCGAAGGCGCTCGCCAGCACGCCGCAGGTGCAGATCGGCATTCGTCCGCAAAAGATCGTGGTCGGGACCGGCGACGTCAGGGTCAAGGTCGTCTCCAATCAGTGGCTCGGCGATCAGTCGCATGTCGCCGGCGATTGCGGCGGCCGGATGCTGATCGCGGTCACGCCGGGCCGCGTCGCCGCGCGGCCGGGAGAGATTATCTCGTTCGCGCCGGAGCCGCGTCACCTGCACATCTTCGGCAGCGATGGGACCTGCATTCGCCATGCGGAGGTGTCCTGA
- a CDS encoding FGGY-family carbohydrate kinase codes for MAAASRDVIIGIDAGTSLIKAVAFTLTGEQLADVSQPNAYSSLAGGHVEQDMARTWTDTVAVIRALAQSVPDLSARIAAIAVTGQGDGTWLIDDDGRPVAPALLWLDSRAGRLVEEIRASERNTPLYRRTGSGLNACQQGPQLAWLQAHKPEAIAGATTAFHCKDWLYFLLTGQRATDPSEATFSCGDFRKRSFDAETARLIGIADLIRLFPPVVDGAVMTHPLSAAAAIEIGLPEGVPVCLGYVDVICNALGAGLYDPSPDVGCTIIGSTGMHMRLVSNADAVTLNREATGYTMPFPVPGHYAQMQSNMAATLNIDWMLDLACDLLAAEGVTRTRTELIRRLDDQVLRARPGEVLFHPFISDAGERGPFVAHEASAQFFGLRSRHRYGDLMRGVMEGLAFAARDCYAAMGSLPRDVRITGGAAKSRALAVILGAALDCDVRICSRAEAGAAGAAMIAAVAIDAYPDMRACAEQWVTPHLSAPQSPDAALAKRYASMFPTYLDARLASRPVWKQLAALRAGGDHV; via the coding sequence ATGGCCGCCGCAAGCCGCGACGTCATCATCGGCATCGATGCCGGCACTTCGCTGATCAAGGCGGTGGCGTTTACGCTCACCGGCGAGCAGCTTGCCGATGTCTCGCAGCCGAATGCGTATAGCAGCCTGGCCGGCGGCCATGTCGAGCAGGACATGGCACGGACCTGGACCGATACGGTCGCGGTCATTCGTGCCCTCGCACAGTCGGTGCCTGACCTGTCCGCGCGGATCGCGGCAATCGCGGTGACCGGGCAGGGCGACGGCACCTGGCTGATCGACGACGACGGCCGGCCGGTTGCACCGGCGCTGCTGTGGCTCGACTCGCGCGCCGGGCGGCTGGTCGAAGAAATTCGCGCCAGCGAGCGCAATACGCCGCTTTATCGCCGCACCGGCTCCGGGCTCAACGCCTGTCAGCAAGGGCCGCAACTGGCCTGGCTGCAGGCGCACAAGCCTGAGGCGATCGCCGGCGCGACCACGGCCTTCCATTGCAAGGACTGGCTCTATTTCCTGCTCACCGGCCAGCGCGCGACCGATCCATCGGAAGCGACGTTTTCCTGTGGCGATTTCCGCAAGCGAAGCTTCGATGCGGAGACCGCGCGGTTGATCGGTATCGCCGACCTGATACGCCTGTTCCCGCCGGTCGTTGACGGTGCGGTGATGACGCATCCGCTCAGCGCGGCGGCCGCCATCGAGATTGGCCTGCCGGAAGGTGTGCCGGTCTGCCTCGGCTATGTGGACGTGATCTGCAACGCGCTCGGCGCCGGGCTCTACGATCCGTCGCCTGACGTCGGCTGCACCATCATCGGCTCGACCGGCATGCATATGCGGCTGGTCTCCAACGCAGATGCGGTGACGTTGAACCGGGAGGCGACCGGCTACACCATGCCGTTCCCGGTACCGGGGCACTATGCCCAGATGCAGTCCAACATGGCGGCGACGCTGAATATCGACTGGATGCTCGATCTCGCATGCGACCTGCTGGCGGCAGAAGGCGTGACGCGCACGCGCACTGAGCTGATCCGCCGGCTCGATGACCAGGTGCTGCGGGCGAGGCCGGGCGAGGTGCTGTTCCATCCGTTCATCTCCGATGCCGGCGAGCGTGGTCCGTTCGTGGCGCATGAGGCCAGCGCGCAATTCTTCGGCCTACGCTCGCGGCACCGCTACGGAGACTTGATGCGCGGCGTGATGGAGGGGCTCGCCTTCGCCGCACGGGATTGCTACGCCGCGATGGGGTCGCTGCCGCGCGATGTCAGGATCACGGGCGGCGCGGCGAAGAGCCGTGCGCTTGCCGTCATCCTCGGCGCCGCGCTGGATTGCGACGTCCGGATCTGCAGCCGGGCCGAGGCCGGCGCCGCAGGCGCGGCGATGATCGCGGCGGTCGCGATCGATGCCTATCCCGATATGCGCGCCTGCGCCGAGCAGTGGGTGACGCCGCATCTGAGCGCGCCGCAATCGCCTGACGCCGCGCTGGCGAAGCGTTACGCCAGCATGTTCCCGACCTATCTCGATGCAAGGCTGGCGTCGCGGCCGGTCTGGAAGCAACTCGCCGCGCTGCGCGCCGGAGGCGACCATGTCTAA
- a CDS encoding 2-hydroxyacid dehydrogenase, with protein MSKPIAIIGDRFMLPSVFAEHIRAACGNGVDLRTLEQPWPDEPMEHGYAGSKLDGLKEFMGQPDEIIGFIGDAELLVTHLAPISRSMLERLPKLKFIAVSRGGPVNIDMQAARDHDVLVVNTPGRNASAVAEFTIGAILAETRLIRSGHEALRGGEWRGDLYRADRTGRELGEMTVGIVGYGAIGSRVVKLLKAFGCKILVADPYVQLSAQDRNDGVEHVALGELLGRADVVTLHARVTPETTRFIGRDALERIKPGAFLINTARGPLVDYEALYDALASGHLGGAMLDTFAVEPVPADWPLLQLPNVTLTPHIAGASVRTVTVAAEQAAEEVRRFLAGEPPRNPC; from the coding sequence ATGTCTAAGCCCATCGCCATCATCGGCGACCGCTTCATGCTGCCCTCGGTGTTCGCCGAGCACATCCGGGCCGCCTGCGGCAATGGCGTCGATCTCCGCACCCTGGAGCAGCCCTGGCCGGACGAGCCGATGGAGCACGGTTACGCCGGCTCGAAGCTCGACGGCCTGAAGGAATTCATGGGGCAGCCGGACGAGATCATCGGCTTCATCGGCGATGCCGAGTTGCTCGTCACCCACCTGGCGCCGATCTCGCGGTCGATGCTGGAGCGGCTGCCGAAGCTGAAGTTCATTGCGGTGTCGCGGGGCGGTCCGGTCAACATCGACATGCAGGCGGCGCGCGACCACGACGTGCTGGTGGTCAATACGCCCGGCCGCAATGCGAGCGCTGTGGCGGAGTTCACCATCGGCGCGATTCTGGCCGAGACCCGCCTGATCCGCAGTGGGCATGAGGCGCTGCGTGGCGGGGAGTGGCGCGGCGATCTCTATCGCGCCGACCGCACCGGGCGCGAGCTCGGCGAGATGACGGTCGGCATCGTCGGCTATGGCGCGATCGGCAGCCGCGTGGTCAAGCTGCTGAAGGCCTTCGGCTGCAAGATCCTGGTCGCCGATCCCTACGTCCAGCTCAGCGCCCAGGACCGCAATGACGGCGTCGAACATGTCGCGCTCGGCGAACTGCTCGGCCGCGCCGACGTCGTCACGCTGCACGCGCGGGTGACGCCCGAGACCACCCGCTTCATCGGGCGCGACGCGCTGGAGCGGATCAAGCCGGGCGCGTTCCTGATCAACACCGCGCGCGGTCCGCTGGTCGATTATGAGGCGCTGTACGATGCGCTGGCATCGGGACATCTCGGCGGTGCCATGCTCGACACTTTCGCGGTCGAGCCGGTCCCCGCGGACTGGCCGCTGCTGCAACTCCCCAACGTCACGCTGACGCCGCACATCGCCGGCGCCTCCGTGCGCACCGTCACCGTGGCCGCCGAGCAGGCGGCCGAAGAGGTTCGCCGCTTCCTGGCCGGCGAGCCGCCACGCAATCCGTGCTGA
- a CDS encoding class II aldolase/adducin family protein yields MTREERQLREAIIAKCRWMNASGLNQGTSGNISARYKNRMLITPSATPYDSMKPEMIASMPLEADYGTWEGPLQPSTEWRFHLDITRARPDVGAIVHTHSTYATVLAIARKPIPACHYMMAAFGGTDIRCAGYARYGTKELSDHAISALEGRNGCLLANHGMIALGANLDKAMWLAVELETIARQYYLSLALDSRIILSDEEIADTAKGFSTYGLQAPKPNKARATAKAAPRRAEKRRSSKR; encoded by the coding sequence ATGACCCGTGAGGAACGACAATTGCGCGAGGCAATCATCGCCAAGTGCCGATGGATGAATGCGTCGGGTCTCAACCAGGGGACATCAGGCAACATCTCCGCCCGCTACAAGAACCGGATGCTGATCACGCCGTCGGCGACACCCTACGATTCGATGAAGCCGGAGATGATCGCATCGATGCCGCTCGAGGCCGACTATGGCACGTGGGAGGGGCCATTGCAGCCGTCCACCGAATGGCGCTTCCATCTCGACATCACGCGCGCCCGGCCCGATGTCGGCGCCATCGTCCATACCCACTCGACCTATGCGACCGTGCTCGCGATCGCGCGCAAGCCGATCCCGGCCTGTCATTACATGATGGCGGCATTCGGCGGCACCGACATCCGCTGCGCCGGCTATGCGCGCTACGGCACCAAGGAGTTGTCGGATCATGCGATCTCAGCGCTCGAAGGCCGCAATGGCTGCCTGCTCGCCAATCACGGCATGATCGCGCTCGGCGCCAATCTCGACAAGGCGATGTGGCTCGCGGTCGAGCTCGAGACCATCGCGCGGCAGTACTACCTCTCGCTCGCGCTCGACTCGCGGATCATCCTGAGCGACGAGGAGATCGCCGACACCGCGAAGGGCTTCTCCACCTACGGGCTGCAGGCGCCAAAGCCGAACAAGGCCCGGGCGACGGCGAAGGCGGCACCGCGCCGTGCCGAGAAACGGCGCAGCAGCAAGCGATGA
- a CDS encoding glycerol-3-phosphate dehydrogenase, translated as MTGTAPVAGTDHGLVDIAVIGGDINGAGIARDAAGRGLKVLLCEKDDFAEGTSSRSGKLIHGGLRYLEYYEFRLVREALIEREVLLASAPHIIWPMRFVLPHSPEQRPAWLVRTGLLLYDHLGGRKQLPASRSLDLSRAPEGAPLHREFRRGFEYSDCWVDDSRLVVLNLVAAAQDGARILPRTRAVRARRDGDVWLLEMQGDDGTAQIVRSRALVNAAGPWVQNVIQGVAGLNSAQSVRLVKGSHIVVPKFWDGPQAYLLQNSDRRVIFVNPYENDLALIGTTDIPYHGRAEDVAIGEDEADYLLQVVGRYFRAPPQASEIVHAFSGVRPLYDDNADNPSAVTRDYVFEVHGAEGAPPLLSIFGGKITTYRRLAEQALQRLAPWFPKLSPAWTAHRPLPGGDIGGSFDDFANGLARDYPDLPQRLIHHYARLYGTRARELLGSARTAVDLGRHFGGDFYEREAVYLRDREWAKRSADYLDRRTKHGLHLTPAERHAFESYI; from the coding sequence ATGACGGGGACTGCGCCGGTCGCAGGCACCGATCACGGGCTGGTCGATATCGCGGTCATCGGCGGCGACATCAACGGTGCCGGCATCGCCCGCGACGCCGCCGGCCGCGGCTTGAAGGTCCTGCTCTGCGAGAAGGATGATTTTGCCGAAGGCACTTCGTCGCGTTCGGGCAAGCTGATCCATGGCGGGCTGCGCTATCTCGAATACTACGAGTTTCGTCTGGTGCGCGAGGCGCTGATCGAGCGCGAGGTGCTGCTGGCGTCCGCGCCCCACATCATCTGGCCGATGCGCTTCGTGCTGCCGCATTCGCCGGAGCAGCGGCCGGCCTGGCTGGTTCGCACCGGGCTGTTGCTCTACGACCATCTCGGTGGCCGCAAGCAGCTGCCGGCGAGCCGCAGCCTGGATCTGTCGCGGGCGCCCGAGGGCGCGCCGCTGCATCGCGAATTCCGGCGAGGCTTCGAATATTCGGATTGCTGGGTCGATGATAGCAGGCTGGTGGTCCTCAATCTGGTCGCTGCCGCGCAGGACGGCGCCCGCATCCTGCCGCGCACAAGGGCGGTGCGCGCGCGCCGCGACGGCGACGTCTGGCTGCTCGAGATGCAGGGCGACGACGGCACCGCGCAAATCGTGCGGTCGCGCGCGCTGGTCAATGCCGCTGGGCCATGGGTTCAGAATGTCATCCAGGGCGTGGCCGGACTGAACTCCGCCCAGAGCGTGCGGCTGGTCAAGGGCAGCCACATCGTGGTGCCGAAATTCTGGGACGGGCCGCAAGCCTATCTGCTGCAGAACAGCGATCGCCGTGTGATCTTCGTCAATCCCTATGAAAATGATCTCGCGTTGATCGGCACCACCGACATTCCCTATCACGGCCGCGCCGAGGACGTCGCGATCGGCGAGGACGAGGCCGATTATCTGTTGCAGGTGGTGGGCCGCTATTTCCGGGCGCCGCCGCAGGCGAGCGAGATCGTGCACGCCTTCTCCGGCGTCCGGCCGCTCTACGACGACAACGCCGACAATCCGTCGGCGGTGACACGCGACTACGTCTTCGAAGTTCACGGCGCCGAGGGCGCGCCACCGCTGCTTTCGATCTTCGGCGGCAAGATCACGACCTACCGCCGGCTGGCGGAGCAGGCGTTGCAGCGCCTCGCGCCGTGGTTTCCAAAGCTGTCGCCGGCCTGGACCGCGCATCGGCCGCTGCCGGGCGGCGACATCGGCGGCAGCTTCGATGATTTTGCAAATGGCCTTGCGCGCGACTATCCCGATCTCCCGCAGCGGCTCATCCACCACTATGCGCGTCTCTACGGGACGCGCGCGCGCGAGCTACTGGGCTCGGCCCGCACCGCGGTCGATTTGGGCCGTCATTTCGGCGGCGACTTTTATGAACGCGAGGCGGTCTATCTGCGCGATAGGGAGTGGGCGAAAAGGTCTGCCGACTACCTGGACCGGCGTACCAAGCATGGCCTGCATTTGACGCCGGCGGAGCGGCACGCGTTTGAGAGTTATATCTAG
- a CDS encoding TRAP transporter substrate-binding protein: MVVGLFIASAAIFSAPASAQVTWQMATEYPRSNISGVGLEKFAELVSAQTNGYVTVRNAFDNELKISSGEMLRAAEAGRIAGGDAFAGPLEASDPVFGLPSLPFVVQSVEAARSINEQARPLYEKALAARGLKLLYITIWPSTGLWSAQPISTPADLRSIAARTYDYNSAEVMRAVGATAEYLPFNEAIAKVRSHELNAILTSGDGGAGRKLWQDLTHFTAINYAIPISIAFVRTDAFDALPEAVQRQVMQVAAETEQRQFQLLANRTAENYARMRDNGVQIAEPAPAPVLAALKQGASAPIAAWKAKAPPEAVAIVDQALQQQ; this comes from the coding sequence GTGGTGGTCGGGCTTTTCATAGCGTCGGCAGCTATATTCAGCGCACCTGCGTCCGCTCAAGTGACGTGGCAAATGGCAACGGAGTATCCTCGCAGCAATATCTCCGGAGTTGGCTTGGAAAAATTCGCCGAGCTCGTGTCCGCGCAGACGAACGGATACGTTACGGTCCGGAATGCGTTCGATAACGAGTTGAAGATCAGCTCCGGCGAAATGTTGCGCGCGGCTGAAGCGGGGCGGATTGCCGGCGGCGACGCGTTTGCAGGGCCGCTTGAGGCGTCCGATCCGGTGTTTGGCCTGCCGTCGCTGCCGTTTGTTGTCCAGTCCGTCGAGGCGGCGCGGTCCATCAACGAGCAGGCGCGGCCACTCTATGAGAAGGCGTTGGCCGCGCGCGGCCTCAAGCTCCTGTACATCACCATTTGGCCGTCCACCGGCCTTTGGAGTGCCCAGCCGATTTCGACGCCGGCGGACCTTCGGTCCATTGCCGCGCGGACCTATGACTACAATTCGGCCGAGGTCATGCGCGCGGTCGGCGCAACGGCGGAGTATCTTCCGTTCAACGAGGCAATCGCCAAGGTAAGAAGCCATGAGCTGAATGCCATCCTCACGTCGGGCGACGGCGGGGCCGGCCGAAAGCTCTGGCAGGATCTGACCCATTTCACGGCGATCAACTACGCGATTCCGATCTCGATTGCCTTTGTGAGGACCGATGCTTTTGATGCGCTCCCGGAAGCGGTTCAACGCCAGGTGATGCAGGTGGCTGCCGAGACGGAACAACGCCAGTTCCAGCTTCTGGCCAATCGTACGGCGGAAAATTACGCACGGATGCGCGACAACGGGGTTCAGATCGCGGAGCCGGCGCCGGCTCCCGTTCTCGCCGCGCTCAAGCAAGGCGCGTCGGCGCCGATCGCAGCGTGGAAGGCCAAGGCTCCGCCGGAAGCCGTGGCCATCGTTGATCAGGCGTTGCAGCAGCAATAG
- a CDS encoding acetamidase/formamidase family protein, whose protein sequence is MLPGAAAAIQASTRTNKKGWTVEHYLTSTPDHLHWGLWDGRLSPVIRIASGDRVTIETLSAEPDEALDLASDLVEPLGRGNIDASHGAAPRLLTGPIHIEGAEPGDVLEVRVLDVRLRSDWGWNMRAPSAAREMSLDFCCRHVPLDRTRNIARLPWGRELRLSPCFGNFGVAPPANWDRRKPNETTGFSGHIDNRDLGAGCTAYFPVFVAGALFSAGHGHALLDDGDAQTSAIETALAGTFEFHIRRNLHLAAPRVETASASVGASIVNAHASQGRRRRTN, encoded by the coding sequence GTGTTGCCTGGCGCCGCAGCAGCCATACAGGCTTCAACAAGAACCAATAAGAAAGGATGGACCGTGGAGCATTATCTTACCTCGACACCAGATCATCTTCATTGGGGACTGTGGGATGGTCGACTCAGTCCCGTCATCAGAATTGCTTCGGGTGATCGGGTGACGATCGAAACGCTGTCGGCCGAGCCGGATGAAGCACTCGATCTCGCGAGCGACCTGGTCGAACCGCTTGGCCGCGGCAACATCGACGCTTCCCACGGGGCTGCACCGCGGCTATTGACCGGCCCGATCCATATCGAGGGCGCCGAACCGGGTGACGTGCTCGAGGTTCGTGTCCTCGATGTCCGCCTGCGATCCGACTGGGGCTGGAACATGAGGGCCCCGAGCGCGGCGCGGGAGATGTCATTGGACTTCTGCTGCCGGCACGTCCCGCTCGATCGCACGCGCAATATCGCGCGGCTGCCTTGGGGACGAGAACTCAGGCTATCGCCGTGCTTTGGCAACTTTGGCGTCGCGCCGCCGGCGAACTGGGACCGCCGCAAGCCGAACGAAACCACCGGTTTCAGCGGGCACATCGACAACAGGGATCTCGGCGCCGGATGCACCGCCTATTTTCCCGTCTTCGTCGCAGGCGCGCTGTTCTCGGCGGGGCATGGCCACGCGCTGCTCGACGACGGAGATGCGCAGACCTCCGCCATCGAAACGGCGCTCGCCGGCACGTTTGAATTTCACATTCGACGCAATCTGCATCTTGCGGCCCCTCGGGTCGAGACCGCATCGGCGTCGGTCGGCGCATCGATCGTCAATGCGCATGCATCGCAAGGCCGCCGCCGACGCACGAACTAA
- a CDS encoding CoA transferase subunit A has translation MAQRDRSLREKVVSLEEAAGFVQDGMKVGIGGSTMSRTPMAMLWELIRQHRKDLSISRCIVSTDGDLVFGSGIANHVVTSWFAQGILWGLSKVMRHHVENGGKHYEEWSHMAVGMRFRAGGMGVPFLPTRAMMGSDIVGQRPEAKQIDCPFTGEKVLLVPALNPDVALIHVQRCDPYGNAQIDGLQFMDIDLALAANSVILTTERIVSNDQIRRAPDQTKIPFFCVDAVVEVPYGSAPHECYGLYEPMMRHMEAYVAQVNSDPVKGMQEYLDRYFYSPKSWNEYLSLIGMDEVLEATQKGRSIYND, from the coding sequence ATGGCGCAGCGTGACCGCAGCCTGCGCGAGAAGGTGGTGTCGCTCGAGGAAGCGGCCGGCTTCGTCCAAGACGGCATGAAAGTGGGTATTGGCGGGTCAACCATGTCGCGCACGCCGATGGCGATGCTCTGGGAGCTGATCCGCCAGCATCGCAAGGATCTTTCGATCTCGCGCTGCATCGTCTCGACGGACGGCGACCTCGTGTTCGGATCCGGCATCGCGAACCACGTCGTCACCAGCTGGTTCGCCCAGGGGATTCTCTGGGGCCTGTCCAAGGTGATGCGGCATCATGTGGAAAATGGCGGCAAACACTATGAGGAATGGAGCCACATGGCCGTCGGCATGCGGTTTCGCGCCGGCGGCATGGGCGTTCCGTTCCTGCCGACCCGCGCCATGATGGGGTCGGATATCGTGGGCCAGCGCCCCGAGGCCAAGCAGATCGACTGTCCGTTCACGGGCGAGAAGGTGCTGCTGGTTCCAGCGCTCAATCCCGACGTCGCGCTGATCCATGTCCAGCGCTGCGATCCTTACGGCAACGCCCAGATCGACGGCCTGCAATTCATGGACATCGATCTCGCGCTCGCCGCCAACAGCGTGATCCTCACGACCGAGCGGATCGTCTCGAACGACCAGATCCGGCGTGCGCCGGACCAGACCAAAATCCCGTTCTTCTGCGTCGACGCCGTGGTCGAGGTTCCCTACGGATCGGCGCCGCACGAGTGCTACGGCCTCTATGAGCCGATGATGCGGCACATGGAAGCCTATGTCGCGCAGGTCAATTCGGATCCCGTAAAGGGGATGCAGGAATATCTCGACCGCTATTTCTACAGCCCGAAGTCCTGGAACGAATATCTCTCGCTGATCGGCATGGATGAGGTGTTGGAGGCAACGCAGAAGGGCAGGAGCATCTATAATGACTGA